In Populus nigra chromosome 10, ddPopNigr1.1, whole genome shotgun sequence, the following proteins share a genomic window:
- the LOC133706027 gene encoding armadillo repeat-containing protein LFR isoform X2, with amino-acid sequence MQKRDLNKSGGSGGGSAAPAPKRGRPFGSTSGSAAASSAADSVAPSTLLGPSLQVHTSFADQNNKRIVLALQSGLKSELTWALNTLTLLSFKEKEDMRKDSLAKISGLLDALLQVIDDWRDIALPKELQKTRRVRTLGSNSLVTGFGYEYEALGSNDNVKQSGLTDASVQKNVAKFRPSEWWYDEDGLFNLDDEGRAEKQQCAVAASNIIRNFSFMPENEVIMAANRHCLETVFQCIEDHSTEDEELVTNALETIVNLAPLLDLRIFSSSKPSYIKITEKRAVQAIMGMLGSAIKAWHCAAAELLGRLIINPDNEPFLLPFFPQIHKRLVDLMSSPALDAQAAAVGALYNLAEVNMDCRLKLASERWAVDRLLRVIRAPHPVPEVCRKAAMILESLVSEPQNKALLLAYENAFAEILFSDTRYSDTFARILYELTSRPSNKFTAARGVWGM; translated from the exons ATGCAGAAGCGGGACCTGAACAAGTCCGGTGGCTCAGGGGGCGGATCAGCAGCCCCAGCACCTAAGAGAGGGCGCCCCTTCGGCAGCACAAGCGGCAGCGCCGCCGCCTCATCTGCTGCAGATTCTGTAGCACCGTCCACTCTCCTCGGTCCTTCACTTCAAGTTCACACCTCATTCGCCG ATcagaataataaaagaatagtACTGGCACTTCAAAGTGGATTGAAGAGCGAGTTAACATGGGCACTCAACACTCTCACATTGCTTtctttcaaagaaaaagaagacatGCGCAAAGACTCTCTCGCTAAAATATCTGGCTTGCTTGATGCTCTTCTTCAAGTC ATAGATGACTGGCGTGATATTGCGCTTCCCAAAGAACTCCAGAAGACTCGTAGAGTAAGAACGTTAGGTTCTAATTCGCTTGTTACAGGATTTGGTTACGAGTACGAGGCATTGGGATCAAATGACAATGTCAAGCAATCTGG ATTGACGGATGCTTCTGTGCAAAAGAATGTAGCCAAATTTCGTCCTTCAGAGTGGTGGTATGACGAGGATGGTTTGTTTAATTTAGATGATGAAGGGAGGGCAGAGAAGCAGCAGTGTGCTGTGGCTGCTTCAAATATCATACGCAATTTCTCTTTCATGCCAGAGAATGAAGTTATTATGGCTGCAAATCGGCATTGCTTGGAAACAGTGTTCCAGTGCATAGAGGATCACAGTACTG AGGATGAGGAACTTGTTACGAATGCCCTCGAGACAATTGTAAATTTGGCTCCGTTGCTTGATCTCCGAATTTTTAGCTCCTCAAAGCCATCTTACATCAAAATAAC AGAAAAACGTGCAGTACAAGCAATCATGGGGATGCTGGGATCTGCAATTAAAGCCTGGCACTGTGCAGCTGCTGAATTACTAGGGCGTTTGATTATAAATCCTGACAATGAACCTTTCCTTCTTCCCTTTTTCCCACAG ATACACAAGCGTTTAGTAGATCTTATGAGCTCACCTGCACTTGATGCCCAGGCAGCTGCTGTAGGCGCTCTTTATAACCTTGCAGAAGTTAATATGGACTGCAGATTGAAGCTTGCTAGTGAGCGatg gGCAGTTGATCGATTGCTTAGAGTGATTCGGGCGCCACATCCTGTACCAGAAGTTTGTCGGAAAGCGGCGATGATATTGGAGAGTCTGGTCTCCGAGCCACAAAACAAGGCTTTGCTACTAGCTTACGAGAATGCATTTGCTGAGATTCTCTTCTCAGATACAAGATATTCGGATACATTTGCCAGAATATTGTATGAACTGACGTCCAGACCAAGTAACAAATTCACAGCAGCTCGTGGTGTTTGGGGCATGTGA
- the LOC133706027 gene encoding armadillo repeat-containing protein LFR isoform X1, producing MQKRDLNKSGGSGGGSAAPAPKRGRPFGSTSGSAAASSAADSVAPSTLLGPSLQVHTSFAASDQNNKRIVLALQSGLKSELTWALNTLTLLSFKEKEDMRKDSLAKISGLLDALLQVIDDWRDIALPKELQKTRRVRTLGSNSLVTGFGYEYEALGSNDNVKQSGLTDASVQKNVAKFRPSEWWYDEDGLFNLDDEGRAEKQQCAVAASNIIRNFSFMPENEVIMAANRHCLETVFQCIEDHSTEDEELVTNALETIVNLAPLLDLRIFSSSKPSYIKITEKRAVQAIMGMLGSAIKAWHCAAAELLGRLIINPDNEPFLLPFFPQIHKRLVDLMSSPALDAQAAAVGALYNLAEVNMDCRLKLASERWAVDRLLRVIRAPHPVPEVCRKAAMILESLVSEPQNKALLLAYENAFAEILFSDTRYSDTFARILYELTSRPSNKFTAARGVWGM from the exons ATGCAGAAGCGGGACCTGAACAAGTCCGGTGGCTCAGGGGGCGGATCAGCAGCCCCAGCACCTAAGAGAGGGCGCCCCTTCGGCAGCACAAGCGGCAGCGCCGCCGCCTCATCTGCTGCAGATTCTGTAGCACCGTCCACTCTCCTCGGTCCTTCACTTCAAGTTCACACCTCATTCGCCG CTTCAGATcagaataataaaagaatagtACTGGCACTTCAAAGTGGATTGAAGAGCGAGTTAACATGGGCACTCAACACTCTCACATTGCTTtctttcaaagaaaaagaagacatGCGCAAAGACTCTCTCGCTAAAATATCTGGCTTGCTTGATGCTCTTCTTCAAGTC ATAGATGACTGGCGTGATATTGCGCTTCCCAAAGAACTCCAGAAGACTCGTAGAGTAAGAACGTTAGGTTCTAATTCGCTTGTTACAGGATTTGGTTACGAGTACGAGGCATTGGGATCAAATGACAATGTCAAGCAATCTGG ATTGACGGATGCTTCTGTGCAAAAGAATGTAGCCAAATTTCGTCCTTCAGAGTGGTGGTATGACGAGGATGGTTTGTTTAATTTAGATGATGAAGGGAGGGCAGAGAAGCAGCAGTGTGCTGTGGCTGCTTCAAATATCATACGCAATTTCTCTTTCATGCCAGAGAATGAAGTTATTATGGCTGCAAATCGGCATTGCTTGGAAACAGTGTTCCAGTGCATAGAGGATCACAGTACTG AGGATGAGGAACTTGTTACGAATGCCCTCGAGACAATTGTAAATTTGGCTCCGTTGCTTGATCTCCGAATTTTTAGCTCCTCAAAGCCATCTTACATCAAAATAAC AGAAAAACGTGCAGTACAAGCAATCATGGGGATGCTGGGATCTGCAATTAAAGCCTGGCACTGTGCAGCTGCTGAATTACTAGGGCGTTTGATTATAAATCCTGACAATGAACCTTTCCTTCTTCCCTTTTTCCCACAG ATACACAAGCGTTTAGTAGATCTTATGAGCTCACCTGCACTTGATGCCCAGGCAGCTGCTGTAGGCGCTCTTTATAACCTTGCAGAAGTTAATATGGACTGCAGATTGAAGCTTGCTAGTGAGCGatg gGCAGTTGATCGATTGCTTAGAGTGATTCGGGCGCCACATCCTGTACCAGAAGTTTGTCGGAAAGCGGCGATGATATTGGAGAGTCTGGTCTCCGAGCCACAAAACAAGGCTTTGCTACTAGCTTACGAGAATGCATTTGCTGAGATTCTCTTCTCAGATACAAGATATTCGGATACATTTGCCAGAATATTGTATGAACTGACGTCCAGACCAAGTAACAAATTCACAGCAGCTCGTGGTGTTTGGGGCATGTGA
- the LOC133705356 gene encoding uncharacterized protein LOC133705356: MPFPMKIQPIDIDSQAPVRAEPAKPVLKSRLKRLFDRQLPSVLRISSVDKPPSSIEAQYGANSKDEQFEPSSVCLAKMVQSYMEESNDKPFRGRHRCNCFNGNGNDSSDDEFDVFGNGFGESMGTAPSGDACDFLKSLIPCASVAERNLLADTAMILEKNKNHKQKDDFLRKMVADGLTSLGYHSSICKSKWDKSPSFPAGEYEYVDVIIEEERLIIDIDFKSEFEIARSTGAYKAILQSLPYIFVGKSDRLGQIVSVVSEAAKQSLKKKGMHFPPWRKAEYMRAKWLSPYTRLNENVLNNNSNTTEEQNEKSLEISDDCRGEFELIFGEDTPTLDSESLIFSPNKISDEDEKKVETVAWQPPAVKPKGVERGARMVTGLASLLKEKP, encoded by the exons ATGCCTTTCCCTATGAAGATCCAACCTATAGATATCGATTCTCAGGCACCGGTTCGAGCTGAACCGGCTAAACCGGTTCTGAAATCGCGTCTGAAGAGACTCTTTGACCGGCAGTTACCAAGCGTGCTGAGGATTTCCTCTGTGGACAAACCACCTAGCAGTATCGAAGCTCAGTATGGGGCTAACAGTAAAGATGAGCAGTTCGAGCCAAGCTCGGTTTGTTTGGCTAAAATGGTGCAGAGTTACATGGAGGAATCCAACGACAAGCCATTTCGTGGCCGCCACCGCTGCAATTGCTTCAACGGAAATGGCAACGACAGCTCCGATGATGAATTTGATGTGTTTGGTAATGGTTTCGGAGAATCAATGGGTACAGCTCCTTCTGGCGACGCCTGTGATTTTCTCAAG AGTTTGATTCCTTGTGCAAGCGTTGCGGAGAGAAATCTACTAGCAGACACTGCAATGATTTTGGAGAAGAATAAGAATCACAAACagaaagatgattttttgagGAAGATGGTAGCCGATGGATTAACATCTCTCGGCTACCATTCCTCAATTTGCAAGTCTAAATGGGACAAATCCCCCTCTTTCCCTGCCG GTGAATACGAGTACGTGGATGTGATAATTGAAGAAGAGAGATTGATAATCGATATTGATTTCAAATCGGAATTTGAAATAGCGAGATCGACTGGGGCCTACAAGGCCATCCTGCAATCGTTGCCGTATATCTTTGTCGGAAAATCAGATCGGCTTGGACAGATCGTGTCGGTCGTATCGGAGGCAGCCAAACAGAGCTTGAAGAAGAAAGGCATGCATTTTCCTCCTTGGAGAAAAGCCGAGTACATGCGTGCTAAATGGCTCTCACCTTATACCAGACTAAACGAAAACGTTTtgaacaacaacagcaacacaACTGAAGAGCAAAACGAGAAGTCCTTGGAGATCAGTGACGATTGCCGTGGAGAGTTTGAGCTGATTTTTGGAGAGGATACCCCGACGTTGGATTCCGAGTCGTTAATTTTTTCGCCGAATAAAATTTCGGACGAGGATGAAAAAAAGGTGGAGACAGTGGCGTGGCAGCCACCGGCGGTGAAACCGAAAGGCGTAGAGAGAGGGGCCAGGATGGTGACTGGATTAGCTTCTCTCCTTAAGgagaaaccataa